A single window of Onychomys torridus chromosome 8, mOncTor1.1, whole genome shotgun sequence DNA harbors:
- the Tmem101 gene encoding transmembrane protein 101 yields the protein MASKIGSRRWMLQLIMQLGSVLLTRCPFWGCFSQLMLYAERAEARRKPDIPVPYLYFDMGAAVLCASFMSFGVKRRWFALGAALQLAISTYAAYIGGYVHYGDWLKVRMYSRTVAIIGGFLVLASGAGELYRRKPRSRSLQSTGQVFLGIYLICVAYSLQHSKEDRLAYLNHLPGGELMIQMFFVLYGVLALAFLSGYYVTLAAQILAVLLPLVMLLIDGNVSYWHNTRRVEFWNQMKLLGESVGIFGAAVILATDG from the exons ATGGCTTCGAAGATTGGTTCGAGACGCTGGATGCTGCAGCTGATCATGCAGCTGGGTTCGGTGCTGCTCACGCGCTGCCCCTTTTGGGGTTGCTTCAGCCAGCTCATGTTGTACGCTGAAAGGGCCGAGGCGCGCCG GAAGCCCGACATCCCAGTGCCTTACCTATATTTCGACATGGGAGCAGCTGTGTTGTGTGCTAGCTTCATGTCCTTCGGAGTGAAGCGGCGCTGGTTTGCGTTGGGCGCCGCGCTCCAGCTAGCCATTAGCACCTACGCCGCTTACATCGGGGGCTATGTCCATTACGGGGACTGGTTAAAG GTTCGCATGTACTCACGCACAGTTGCCATCATTGGTGGCTTCCTGGTGCTGGCCAGTGGGGCTGGGGAACTGTACCGTCGGAAACCCCGAAGCCGTTCTCTGCAGTCCACCGGCCAGGTGTTCCTGGGCATCTACCTCATTTGTGTG GCCTACTCACTGCAGCACAGCAAGGAAGACCGGCTGGCGTACCTGAACCATCTTCCAGGAGGGGAGCTGATGATCCAGATGTTCTTTGTGCTTTACGGGGTCCTGGCCCTGGCCTTCCTGTCAGGTTACTACGTGACCCTGGCTGCCCAGATCCTGGCTGTGTTACTGCCCCTGGTCATGCTGCTCATCGATGGCAATGTTTCCTATTGGCACAACACTCGACGTGTCGAGTTCTGGAACCAAATGAAGCTACTCGGCGAGAGTGTGGGGATCTTCGGGGCTGCTGTCATCTTAGCTACTGATGGCTGA